The following are from one region of the Hymenobacter radiodurans genome:
- a CDS encoding S8 family peptidase translates to MKSRLLAFIFLLSTSLGLTLTAKAQPGGTIAPEPATQPGTLVFKLKSGDASNAQPPGIAPQLAAALRTLGATRVEQKFPRAISPSAYQPGSVELRGIYQVWFAPSASLQKARFALLQTGTLEYAEPLYDRGLLRQPNDPFADSTRADGQYYLKNIRAYRAWDVTQGDTSVVIGVLDTGIVFSHEDMKGQIKYNYADPVDGVDNDGDGYIDNFRGWDFADKDNDPTISGERDHGLLVAGCATARADNSVGIAGVGFRCKLLPIKVYSNKPGGPFGGGFEAIVYAADHGCQVINLSWGSAGGRSQYEQDVINYAAINRDAVIVAAAGNDGRDTEYFPASYDNVVSVAALTATDTQDATYNTHVTLSAPGRDVLTTWRVNNNSYAAVRGSSFAAPIVAGAAGLVRARFPQYSAVQVAAQLRQTTDDIYALAANAPLRGKLGTGRLNVHRAVALTDRRQVRVVASRFAPQRTYFRPGEAVRLSAELQNQLRAISGLTVTLTSLSPYLSVQSGTFSVGSLVTLGRATNTASPFLLTVAAAVPPNTRATLRYAFTSTDGYTDEQLLDVVLNPDYVVLDAGNLRVSLNSRGNLAFDDAYSTVGAGVTYQEGPSLLAEGGLLVGTSPTRVADRVHNDQSSSGRWRIDDDFQSLNQIAMRAQSVRATQEAEANFQNLRPTGELGAASVGVRVRQRAAAWSDAPHRDYVMLEYKLTNITPDTLKSLHTGLFLDWDLPPAISSNLAEWDAAGGFGYVRAVGPTSQYTGVKHLGGGTPTYYAIDNQITADEAVTMGNGFSTAEKYAALSSGTTKRTAGAAAGSDVSQVAGASLGSLAPGDSIKVTFALLGGNSLLDIQAAAAAAQSRYRAVVLPTRTAASPTTWHLYPNPTNGTVRVTVPVSFGAKEVLVCNALGQPLLHQSFSPSTFADLNLSALPTGLYIVQIKGLGGNLQQRVVVQH, encoded by the coding sequence ATGAAGTCACGATTACTTGCTTTTATCTTTTTACTAAGTACCAGCTTAGGGCTAACGCTGACGGCTAAGGCGCAACCAGGCGGCACAATAGCACCAGAGCCAGCAACTCAGCCGGGCACTCTGGTTTTCAAACTCAAATCGGGCGATGCTTCCAATGCTCAACCGCCCGGAATTGCCCCCCAGCTCGCGGCGGCGTTGCGTACATTGGGAGCTACTCGGGTTGAGCAAAAGTTTCCACGGGCAATTTCTCCAAGTGCTTATCAGCCAGGCTCTGTGGAGCTGCGAGGCATCTATCAGGTTTGGTTTGCGCCTTCTGCTTCGCTGCAAAAAGCCCGCTTCGCCCTGCTTCAAACCGGCACGTTGGAATACGCCGAGCCTCTTTACGACCGTGGCCTCCTACGTCAGCCCAACGACCCTTTTGCCGACTCCACCCGCGCTGATGGGCAGTATTACCTCAAAAACATTCGGGCGTATCGAGCCTGGGATGTAACCCAAGGCGACACCAGCGTCGTGATTGGGGTACTGGATACGGGTATTGTCTTTTCGCACGAGGACATGAAAGGCCAGATAAAGTACAACTATGCTGACCCCGTTGATGGCGTCGACAACGACGGCGACGGCTACATCGACAACTTTCGCGGTTGGGATTTTGCCGATAAAGACAATGACCCTACTATTTCCGGCGAACGTGATCATGGCCTGCTGGTAGCGGGCTGCGCCACTGCCCGGGCCGACAATAGCGTGGGCATTGCAGGCGTCGGGTTTCGCTGCAAACTATTGCCCATTAAAGTATACTCAAACAAGCCGGGGGGGCCTTTTGGCGGCGGCTTCGAAGCCATTGTATACGCCGCCGATCATGGCTGCCAGGTCATTAATTTATCGTGGGGTTCGGCCGGCGGACGCTCGCAGTACGAGCAAGACGTAATCAACTATGCCGCCATCAACCGCGATGCGGTAATTGTGGCGGCCGCGGGCAACGACGGCCGCGACACGGAGTACTTCCCTGCCAGCTACGACAACGTGGTATCCGTAGCGGCCCTTACCGCCACCGATACTCAGGATGCTACTTACAATACCCACGTAACACTTTCGGCCCCCGGCCGCGATGTATTAACGACCTGGCGGGTCAACAACAATTCCTACGCGGCCGTGCGCGGCTCCTCTTTTGCGGCTCCTATTGTGGCAGGCGCGGCGGGGTTGGTGCGGGCGCGCTTTCCGCAATATTCGGCGGTACAGGTAGCCGCGCAGCTTCGCCAAACGACGGATGATATCTATGCCTTGGCGGCCAATGCACCTTTGCGCGGCAAACTCGGTACGGGTCGCCTGAATGTGCACCGCGCCGTGGCCCTCACCGACCGCCGCCAGGTGCGTGTAGTAGCCAGCCGATTTGCCCCCCAACGCACCTATTTCCGTCCGGGCGAAGCCGTGCGCCTCTCCGCTGAGTTGCAAAATCAACTCCGGGCAATATCGGGCCTTACGGTCACGCTCACCTCGCTGTCGCCTTACTTGAGCGTGCAAAGCGGAACGTTTTCGGTGGGCTCCCTCGTCACGCTGGGTCGCGCCACCAATACTGCGTCACCTTTTTTGCTGACGGTAGCGGCAGCCGTGCCGCCGAACACCCGCGCCACGCTTCGCTATGCCTTTACCAGCACCGATGGCTACACCGACGAGCAATTGCTGGACGTAGTGCTCAACCCTGATTATGTAGTGCTCGACGCTGGCAACCTGCGTGTCTCTTTGAACAGTCGTGGCAATCTGGCTTTCGACGATGCGTACTCCACGGTGGGAGCCGGCGTAACGTACCAGGAAGGACCTTCGTTATTGGCGGAAGGCGGTTTACTGGTGGGCACCTCCCCTACCCGCGTTGCCGACCGGGTTCATAATGACCAAAGTAGCAGTGGCCGGTGGCGTATTGATGACGACTTTCAATCCCTAAACCAGATAGCCATGCGGGCTCAGTCGGTGCGCGCAACGCAGGAGGCAGAAGCCAACTTTCAGAATCTGCGCCCTACTGGAGAGTTGGGAGCGGCCTCGGTTGGAGTACGCGTCCGACAGCGGGCGGCTGCCTGGTCCGATGCGCCGCACCGCGACTATGTGATGCTCGAGTATAAACTCACCAACATAACGCCGGACACGCTCAAATCGCTACACACGGGTCTTTTCCTCGATTGGGACCTACCGCCCGCGATTAGCAGCAACCTGGCCGAGTGGGATGCCGCAGGCGGCTTCGGCTATGTGCGCGCCGTGGGCCCCACTTCTCAATATACCGGAGTGAAGCATCTGGGGGGCGGCACGCCAACTTATTACGCCATCGATAACCAGATTACAGCCGATGAGGCAGTGACGATGGGCAATGGCTTTAGCACGGCCGAAAAATATGCCGCGCTCAGCAGTGGCACCACCAAGCGCACCGCCGGTGCTGCGGCTGGCAGCGACGTATCGCAGGTAGCGGGCGCTAGTTTAGGCTCATTGGCTCCCGGCGATTCTATAAAGGTGACGTTCGCGTTGCTGGGAGGCAATTCTTTGCTGGATATACAAGCGGCGGCGGCAGCGGCTCAGAGCCGGTATCGGGCGGTGGTGCTGCCAACCCGCACGGCAGCATCCCCTACGACGTGGCACCTTTATCCCAACCCCACCAACGGCACTGTGCGGGTAACAGTACCTGTCTCCTTTGGTGCTAAAGAAGTGCTGGTGTGCAATGCTTTAGGACAGCCGCTTTTACACCAATCCTTCTCTCCTAGCACCTTCGCCGATTTAAATCTATCCGCTTTGCCTACGGGCCTTTATATAGTTCAGATTAAAGGTCTGGGGGGCAATTTGCAGCAGCGTGTAGTAGTTCAGCATTAA
- a CDS encoding peroxiredoxin family protein, with amino-acid sequence MQNESSAASALKPGTWRAVLSTQGQEIPFLFDVEAVEGKSVVYLRNGEERLKLDEITTASDSTTITLGVFDAALVVRADGADKLKGTWVKYDAKEPYRVPFAATLGGQKLFTTASGKPQSFDGTWSVTFKDDEGQTYPAVGVFKQNGNDVKGTFLTTTGDYRYLDGQVDGNKLQLSTFDGNHGYLFTATGNSDTNTIINGDFYSGKSGHETWTARLDANAKLPDANSLTFLKPGEKKLDFKFPNIYEGGSISPSDPKYKGKVVVVQLLGSWCPNCMDETNFLAPWYEKNKSRGVEVIGLGFERSPDQKKAAERLIKMKERLNVGYDLAVAGIADKDAAGKALPQINKVLAFPTTIILDKKGDVRKIHTGFSGPGTGKYYDEFVADFNQTIDELVKE; translated from the coding sequence GTGCAAAATGAATCTAGCGCTGCTTCTGCCCTTAAGCCCGGTACTTGGCGCGCGGTGCTCTCGACGCAGGGTCAGGAAATACCGTTTTTGTTTGATGTAGAAGCCGTGGAGGGCAAATCGGTGGTGTACCTACGCAACGGCGAGGAGCGCCTGAAGCTCGACGAAATCACCACGGCCAGCGACTCCACCACGATTACGCTGGGCGTGTTCGATGCGGCCTTGGTCGTGCGGGCCGATGGCGCGGATAAGCTGAAAGGCACGTGGGTGAAATACGATGCGAAGGAGCCATACCGGGTGCCGTTTGCGGCCACGCTTGGGGGGCAAAAATTATTCACCACCGCGTCGGGCAAGCCACAGTCTTTCGACGGCACCTGGAGCGTTACTTTTAAAGATGATGAAGGCCAGACGTACCCTGCTGTGGGCGTATTCAAGCAGAATGGCAACGACGTAAAAGGCACTTTCCTGACTACTACCGGCGATTATCGCTACTTAGATGGACAGGTAGATGGCAACAAACTTCAGCTTTCCACTTTTGACGGAAACCACGGGTATCTCTTTACGGCCACGGGCAATAGCGATACCAACACCATTATTAACGGAGATTTCTACAGCGGCAAAAGCGGCCACGAAACCTGGACCGCCCGACTTGACGCCAACGCCAAGCTACCTGACGCCAACTCGCTCACTTTCCTGAAGCCCGGCGAGAAAAAGCTCGACTTCAAATTCCCCAATATCTACGAAGGCGGCTCCATCTCCCCTTCCGACCCCAAGTACAAAGGCAAAGTAGTGGTAGTACAGTTGCTCGGCTCGTGGTGCCCGAACTGCATGGACGAAACCAACTTTCTGGCTCCCTGGTACGAGAAAAATAAAAGCCGCGGCGTAGAAGTAATCGGCCTCGGTTTCGAGCGTAGTCCTGATCAGAAAAAAGCCGCTGAGCGCCTTATCAAGATGAAGGAGCGCCTCAATGTGGGCTACGACCTGGCGGTAGCCGGCATTGCCGACAAAGACGCCGCAGGCAAAGCGTTGCCCCAAATCAACAAAGTTCTGGCCTTCCCCACCACTATTATCCTCGACAAAAAAGGCGACGTGCGGAAGATTCACACCGGCTTCTCGGGCCCCGGCACCGGCAAGTACTACGATGAGTTTGTAGCCGACTTCAACCAGACGATTGATGAGCTGGTGAAGGAGTAG
- a CDS encoding aconitate hydratase: protein MAFDLEMIQAVYAGMGERIEAARTAVGRPLTLTEKILYAHLYGGNVQQAYERGVSYVDFAPDRVAMQDATAQMALLQFMQAGKDKTAVPSTVHCDHLIQARVGADSDLAQANEENREVYDFLASVSNKYGIGFWKPGAGIIHQVVLENYAFPGGMMIGTDSHTPNAGGLGMIAIGVGGADAVDVMAGMAWELKFPKVIGVKLTGKLSGWTSAKDVILRVAGILTVKGGTGAIVEYFGEGANSLSATGKGTICNMGAEIGATTSVFSYDEKMADYLRGTSRAEIADLANGVAQHLRADDEVYANPANFYDQLIEIDLNTLEPYVNGPFTPDAAWPISQFAAAVRENGWPAKLEVGLIGSCTNSSYEDITRAASIAGQAVQKGLTVNAEFTVTPGSELVRYTVERDGLLDTFAQMGGVVLANACGPCIGQWARHSDDPKRKNSIITSFNRNFAKRNDGNPNTHAFVASPEIVTAFAIAGDLTFNPLTDTLATKDGQQVKLDEPTGVEMPPQGYDVEDAGYQAPAENGLGVQVIVDPESDRLELLEPFKPWEGVDLKGLRLLIKAQGKCTTDHISMAGPWLKYRGHLDNISNNMLIGATNAFNGEANAVKDQVTQGNPYNTVPQVARTYKSMGIGSVVVGDENYGEGSSREHAAMEPRHLGVRAVIVKSFARIHETNLKKQGMLALTFANKADYDLIEENDVIDIIGLTSFAPGSQIQARLHHADGDTDLINLNHTYNQGQIEWFKAGSALNLIRLKESGAAELSQK, encoded by the coding sequence ATGGCGTTTGACTTAGAAATGATTCAGGCCGTGTACGCTGGCATGGGCGAGCGCATCGAAGCCGCCCGCACTGCCGTTGGCCGTCCGCTTACTCTGACCGAGAAAATCCTGTACGCTCACCTTTATGGTGGCAACGTACAGCAAGCCTACGAGCGTGGCGTTTCCTACGTCGATTTCGCCCCCGACCGCGTGGCTATGCAAGATGCCACCGCCCAAATGGCCTTGCTCCAGTTTATGCAGGCCGGTAAAGACAAAACCGCCGTGCCCAGCACCGTGCACTGCGACCACCTCATTCAGGCCCGCGTAGGTGCCGATTCCGACTTGGCCCAAGCCAACGAGGAAAACCGGGAGGTATACGATTTCCTTGCCTCTGTTTCCAATAAATACGGCATCGGCTTCTGGAAGCCCGGTGCTGGTATTATTCACCAAGTAGTACTCGAAAACTACGCCTTCCCCGGCGGCATGATGATCGGTACGGACTCCCACACGCCGAATGCTGGCGGTCTGGGTATGATTGCAATTGGCGTTGGCGGTGCCGATGCCGTGGACGTAATGGCCGGCATGGCTTGGGAGTTGAAATTCCCGAAAGTGATTGGCGTGAAGCTTACCGGCAAGCTCAGCGGCTGGACTTCGGCCAAAGACGTAATTCTGCGCGTAGCTGGTATTCTAACCGTGAAAGGCGGTACGGGAGCTATTGTTGAGTATTTCGGAGAAGGTGCTAACAGCCTTTCGGCTACCGGCAAAGGCACCATCTGCAACATGGGAGCTGAAATTGGGGCTACCACCTCGGTATTTAGCTACGATGAGAAGATGGCGGATTATCTGCGCGGCACCAGCCGGGCTGAAATCGCGGACCTCGCCAACGGCGTGGCCCAGCACTTGCGCGCCGACGATGAAGTGTACGCCAATCCCGCAAACTTCTACGATCAGCTGATCGAAATCGACCTAAACACGCTGGAGCCGTACGTAAACGGCCCCTTCACGCCGGACGCCGCTTGGCCCATTTCGCAGTTTGCCGCTGCTGTTCGCGAGAATGGCTGGCCCGCTAAGCTGGAAGTAGGCTTGATCGGTTCGTGCACCAACTCATCGTACGAAGATATTACCCGTGCTGCTTCCATTGCCGGCCAAGCCGTGCAAAAAGGCCTGACCGTGAATGCGGAGTTCACGGTAACGCCCGGCTCGGAGCTGGTGCGCTACACCGTGGAGCGCGATGGTCTGCTCGATACTTTCGCTCAAATGGGCGGCGTAGTACTAGCTAATGCTTGCGGTCCGTGCATCGGCCAGTGGGCGCGTCACTCCGACGATCCCAAGCGTAAGAACTCCATCATTACGAGCTTCAACCGCAACTTCGCCAAGCGCAACGATGGCAACCCGAACACCCACGCGTTCGTGGCCTCGCCCGAAATCGTGACGGCCTTCGCCATTGCCGGCGACCTCACGTTCAACCCGCTCACCGACACGCTGGCTACCAAAGATGGTCAGCAGGTAAAACTGGACGAGCCAACAGGTGTGGAAATGCCCCCCCAAGGCTATGACGTAGAGGATGCTGGCTACCAGGCTCCCGCCGAGAATGGCTTGGGCGTACAGGTAATCGTTGATCCAGAGTCAGACCGTCTGGAGTTGCTGGAGCCCTTCAAGCCGTGGGAAGGTGTTGACCTGAAAGGGTTGCGTCTGCTCATCAAAGCCCAGGGCAAGTGTACTACCGACCATATTTCTATGGCCGGCCCGTGGCTGAAGTACCGTGGCCACTTGGATAATATTTCCAACAACATGCTCATTGGGGCCACCAATGCTTTCAATGGCGAGGCCAATGCAGTAAAGGATCAGGTAACTCAGGGTAACCCTTATAATACAGTGCCACAGGTAGCCCGCACCTATAAGTCGATGGGAATTGGCTCGGTGGTCGTGGGTGATGAGAACTATGGTGAGGGCTCTTCGCGTGAGCACGCTGCTATGGAGCCCCGTCACTTGGGCGTTCGGGCTGTTATCGTGAAGTCGTTTGCTCGTATTCACGAAACCAATCTGAAGAAACAAGGTATGCTGGCGCTCACTTTCGCTAACAAGGCCGACTACGACCTGATCGAAGAAAACGACGTGATCGACATCATCGGCCTGACGAGCTTTGCTCCCGGTAGCCAAATTCAGGCTCGCTTGCATCATGCCGACGGCGACACGGACCTTATCAACCTCAACCATACCTACAACCAAGGTCAGATTGAGTGGTTCAAGGCTGGTTCGGCGCTAAACCTGATTCGCTTGAAAGAATCGGGCGCGGCTGAGCTGTCGCAGAAGTAA
- a CDS encoding LexA family protein, whose translation MSAVLIYDFPLESLNLELPFYACPVPAGFPAPADDHQEAALDLSRHLFTNPAATFLARVTGDSMIGAGIYAGDLIAVDRAISPTDGHIVVAVVDGEHTLKRLRLRDERIWLEAENDDYPALELLAGARLDVWGVVTHVIHALVTKKSALVRPLPPRL comes from the coding sequence ATGAGTGCTGTTCTGATCTACGATTTTCCGCTGGAGAGCCTGAATCTCGAGCTACCATTTTACGCCTGCCCGGTACCAGCTGGCTTTCCCGCGCCCGCCGATGATCATCAGGAAGCGGCCCTCGACTTATCGCGTCATCTGTTTACCAACCCCGCTGCCACTTTTCTGGCCCGCGTCACGGGTGACTCCATGATTGGGGCGGGCATTTATGCTGGCGACCTAATTGCCGTCGACCGGGCCATCTCGCCCACCGATGGGCATATTGTGGTGGCCGTAGTCGACGGTGAGCATACGTTGAAGCGCTTGCGTCTGCGCGATGAGCGGATTTGGCTTGAAGCCGAAAATGACGACTATCCAGCACTGGAGCTGCTGGCTGGCGCACGCTTAGATGTATGGGGCGTCGTGACCCACGTTATTCATGCACTCGTAACAAAGAAATCGGCTTTGGTTCGGCCGTTGCCACCGCGGCTATAA